Sequence from the Myxococcus virescens genome:
GGCGTCGAAGATGCGCACCACGAAGTCGTCGATGAGGATGGCGTGGGGGATGAAGATGTCCCCGTCGAAGCAGTTCACCATGCCCTGGCAGATGGCCGTCTTGCCGTTGCCCGGGGGCCCGTAGAAGAAGATGGCGCGGCCGGAGTTCATCGCCGGACCGATGCCGTCGAAGATGTAGTCCTTGATGATGAGGTCGCCGAACTTGTCCTGCATGCGCGCGCGGGTGATGCGGTTGCCGCGCACGGTCTGCTTCTTCACGGCGGCCGCCCACTCCAGGAAGGGCACGGGCGCGGGGCCGTTGTAGCGGTTGCGGTCGAGCACCTGCCGCAGCACGTCCGTCACGAACGTGGTGAGCTGGTAGATCATCGTCGACTTGCCCACGCCCGAGCCGCCACCGCCGCGGATGTCGATGTACTTCTGGCGGCGCAGTCCTTCGATGACGTCGTCCACCAGCGTGGTGGGCAGCTGAAGGCGCGCGGCGATGTCCATGCCGCGCATCTCACCGGCGAAGAAGAGCGCCTTGAGGACCAGCTCTTCCACGAAGGTGGTGTTGAGGCCCGTCTCGCCCAGGGTGCGTGGCTGGGCGGGCCAGAAACGGTCGCCCGGGCCTGCGCCACCCTCCTCTCCCTGCCGCCGGGACGTCCGGCGCTCCGGGCCGTTGTACTGCGGACTGGCGGCGCTGCCTCGTCGGTCCGGGCCCGAGTACTGGGACGGCCCGGGCCCACGGCGCTCAGGCGGGGCGACGATGACGGACGGCAGCGTGGCCGGCGCCGGCGGCGGAGCACGGCGGTCCGGCGGCGAGGACGAGGCGCGACGCTCGGTGGGAAAGTCGGGCTCGTCCGGCTCCGGTGGCAGCGCGGGACGTGAGCCCGTGACGGCGCCCGGGGGACGCGGCGGGAGCGCGGCGGTCATCCCCGTGACACCGACGCGCGGGCGCGGAGGCCCCGACAGCACCGGCGTGGGCGCCGCGGGCGGCACCACGGCCGTTTCCACGGGGGTGACGCTGCGGCTGGACTCGTCGCTCGACGAGCCGGAGTCCGGGGATGGCGGTCGCCTGAACAGGGACATGCGGTGCTCGCTCCAGGGTGTTCGCGCCGGAGCCTACCGCATCGGTCCGGTTTGGACGAAACGGAGTTGCAGAACAAACAGAAAAGCACTGAACCCAAGTGTTCCTGTCAGCCTCCTCGTCGATAGTGCGCGCGCCTCCGCCCGCCTGCGCGGCGCGCGAAGCCCACCCCCATCATTCGCATTGGAGCTCTTCGTGAAGCGACTTCTGTCCGTCCTCGCCCTGCCCCTGCTCCTGCTCGGAACCTCCGCGGCGGCGCAGACGACGCCCACCCTCTCCTTCCACGGCAACTGGACCCTCCACCAGTCGGAGGTGCTGACCGAGGGGGGCCAGGTGCAGGTCGTCTACAGCACCGCGCGCCTGCCGCAGTGCCGCGTCAACAACCCCGACGGCAGCCCCGCGTGGAGCATCACCGGCCACTACCGCCTCAACGGCTCCGCGCCGGCCAGCTTCGATGTGGCGGGCGCGCCCGTCACCGGCAATGGACCGACGCTGGACCTGCAGGCGCAGGGCCTGCTGGAGCTGTGGTTCCTCGTGTCCAGCCCGGGCTGCGAGCACTACGACTCCAACTACGGCGGCAACTTCCAGTTCAACGTCCTGGAGGCCAGCGCCACGCCCACGGCGACGCTCGTGTTCCAGCAGGGCTGGGTGGAGCACGTGGTGGGCACGCCCCGCCAGGGCCAGCCCTTCGTCGTGGACTACGACATCGCGCGCCTGCCCGAGTGCCGGCTGCTCTACAACGGCGCGCCCACGTGGGACGTGGGTGTGCGCTGGCGCTTCAACAACGGGGTGATGGGCGAGCAGAGCGTCACCACCACCAGCGGCTATACGCGCACGGGCACGCCCGTCACCCTCATCCCGCCCGTCGGGGCCACCTCCGTGCAGCTCTGGTTCGAGAACTGGGACCGTGGCACCTGCCGCCGCTGGGACTCCGACTACGGGGCGAACTACACGTTCACCCTGCAGCCGTAGGCCGTCTGACAGCCTCACCCACGTTCTGGCCTGGATGCCCTCGCACCGCGAGACGCGCCCGGGCCGGAACATGGGTGCTACCCTTGGCGCATGAGTTTCTTCCAGGAACCGCCGAGGCTGGGCAATCAGTACGACGACGATGCGCTGCTCCAGAGCTACCTGGCCCGCACCCTCCCGGAGGACCTGCGGCACGCGCTGACGGATGAGTTCCGCGAGCTGGGAGCGCTGGGCGGG
This genomic interval carries:
- a CDS encoding DUF6209 family protein, giving the protein MKRLLSVLALPLLLLGTSAAAQTTPTLSFHGNWTLHQSEVLTEGGQVQVVYSTARLPQCRVNNPDGSPAWSITGHYRLNGSAPASFDVAGAPVTGNGPTLDLQAQGLLELWFLVSSPGCEHYDSNYGGNFQFNVLEASATPTATLVFQQGWVEHVVGTPRQGQPFVVDYDIARLPECRLLYNGAPTWDVGVRWRFNNGVMGEQSVTTTSGYTRTGTPVTLIPPVGATSVQLWFENWDRGTCRRWDSDYGANYTFTLQP
- a CDS encoding ATPase — encoded protein: MSLFRRPPSPDSGSSSDESSRSVTPVETAVVPPAAPTPVLSGPPRPRVGVTGMTAALPPRPPGAVTGSRPALPPEPDEPDFPTERRASSSPPDRRAPPPAPATLPSVIVAPPERRGPGPSQYSGPDRRGSAASPQYNGPERRTSRRQGEEGGAGPGDRFWPAQPRTLGETGLNTTFVEELVLKALFFAGEMRGMDIAARLQLPTTLVDDVIEGLRRQKYIDIRGGGGSGVGKSTMIYQLTTFVTDVLRQVLDRNRYNGPAPVPFLEWAAAVKKQTVRGNRITRARMQDKFGDLIIKDYIFDGIGPAMNSGRAIFFYGPPGNGKTAICQGMVNCFDGDIFIPHAILIDDFVVRIFDANLHKVVEDEPGAPPYDRRWVRCRRPLVVVGGELTLEMLDLVYSPEVKYYEAPFQMKASNGMLLIDDFGRQKVSPKDLLNRWIVPLESDVDMLTLHTGKKLQVPFDVFAAFSTNLDPSDLVDDAFLRRVRYKLEVQRPDEEQFHDIFQVMCRKRGVPYNAAAVDYLIDAHYRPVGRPFAACQPRDLLDQVIDMAHYQGQEPRLTTELLDSAVRGYFVRFDKDKPAGTSASAG